Below is a genomic region from Pleuronectes platessa chromosome 2, fPlePla1.1, whole genome shotgun sequence.
GAGTTTTCTGCGCTCCGCAAAGGTCTGGAACCCGCTCCACCGTCTCTATGCTGCACTTTAATCCCCAGTACGAGGTTCTGACTGCCGctgtgtgttctctgtgtgtgtgtctctcccctCAGGGAACCGTGTCCACGCTGCGGGCGTTTCACAGGAGCGTTCCGGCCGCAGTGCAGGTCAGTTAgcagctaacaggctaacgaTAGCCTCCTCCCAGCTAACACACTTTCATTCCCTGATGTTTAAAACTGCGCAGCTCACTGACAGATACCAGCTGTGATCAGTTTGTATCCGGGGGTGGTGTGTGTCCGCCCTGTGCGGTGTCACCGTGTCGACCCCCTGATCCTCCGGGTGTTTGACTTCATCCCTGAACcggttgtgtgtggttttttttaGCCTCCTGGTGACACTTGTCTCCTCGGGAGCGACTTTCCAATGTCAGCACAACATCGGACAATGTGGCTCCAGCCGTGGTCACCTGCAAAACCGCAGCCGCCACCCGGTGTGTGTGTCGAGGCTCCGGTTCCAGGGCTGACGTGCGGATGTCAAAGCTGTTAAACGCGTCTTTAAAACCCACAGAACCGCTTTAAAAGAGAtcgttaaaggtccagtgtgaagGATTCATCAGCAGACATCGATTCATAGTGTTTCATTTGAATACGATCACCTGGAACTGAGATTAAACGGGTTTTGGTTACTTTAGAATGAGCCTTTATATCCACATCACAAGTGGGACCTCTTCcctggaggctgccatgttgcaGCGCCATGCTTCTACAGTAGGATCCTTCCTGTCAGACGTGACCTGCGGGTGAAATCTGGTGAATTGTCTCCAGAGTTTATCCGgagttttgttttcacacatgcacaacagcaacaaatcctgtGTGTTACTCATGGAGAGgtggagcagacagacaggaagtgacgttttACAGCTGTCATCAGCTCCTATCACAAGAACCTTTGACATCtccgtctgtgtcttctacgtgtgtgactccacttttacactttttgtttgtttcatttttgcACCTGTCGCGTtttagaagcatcatcaacccccTCCCCACTCACTTGCAGAAACCAGTGGGGGGGGCGAGACTACTGCTTTTCTATGGGCTTCATACTGGGAGTCCAGACCATACCAACCTATATTTaggctgtgtttttttattgtcatattAGCCCCTATAAAGCACTGACAGCCTGAATATGTCCACAGCCTCCTTCAGAAACACATTCTTACCTTTTgagcaatatttttttttaatttttaagctATAATTGACTTCTTCTCAAATTTGAGAATTTGCACAACCTTACTTTAGCATATTAGGATTTAAGGTTACATTTTCCTCATTTAAGTTTCAAATTTACTTAAAAATCAGTGATCATGAATTTAGTTTTTCTCAGCCTTTTACTTCTACTCTGCAAGTCTTATGTGAGTTTCTCTTAAATCTTTCTGGatggattttgtgtttttaacgaAACCTTGTATAGAACCTTTTGCACATGTGAGCAAAGACAAAATTCTGCCTCGACAAAGCAAGACAATAAAGTCTTCTGTATCTATCCCTCTATCCGCCTATCTCTCCAAGTGCTGTTATCAGAAAGTGGTTTCAGGATATTGATACCTctccttctgctgctgtttgttatcAGATGAACGTCCGTGATGCCCTCAACCAGGCGATggacgaggagctggagagggacGAGCGGGTGTTCCTGATGGGTGAAGAGGTGGCTCAGTACGACGGAGCCTACAAGGTGAGTGGACCCTCGTCACAGCACGATGACGTCCATGAAAATGGTCAAACAGGAACAAAATAATGTTGTTCTGTTGTGCCGAAGGTCTAATAAATCCTtaacatgtgtgtgtaggtgagcAGAGGTCTGTGGAAGAAATACGGAGACAACCGTATCATCGACACTCCGATCTCCGAGGTGAGACACTCGACCTTCGACCTCTTGTTCTCTGTTGTAAATaaacctgtttgttttgtttgtgatgaaaacactggaaacaactaacatgctccttctctctctccgcgACACAGATTGGCTTTACTGGTATTGCAGTGGGAGCTGCCATGGTGAGTTCAGTCAACACACACGGTTATTACAGTGAGTGAATTTATAACGTTATTTGTCAGCTCTTATTGATATTACTctgtcgccccctgcaggccgGACTCAGACCCATCTGTGAGTTCATGACCTTTAACTTCTCCATGCAAGCCATCGACCACGTCATCAACTCTGCAGCAAAGACCAACTACATGTCCGCCGGTCTGCAGTCGGTGCCCATCGTCTTCAGGGGACCCAACGGAGCATCGGCCGGCGTCGCTGCTCAGCACTCACAGTGCTTCGCTGCCTGGTGCGTTCATTATTACTCTGGTAGCTTTACATaggacttaaaggttcagtgagcgggatttagtgacatctagtggtgaagttgcatgttgcagctgaattaaCGCTGCAAATTTCCCAAAGTTTTTCTATTGGATTCAGATCTTAACTGTGCTCAGCGTCCCTTTCATGAAACCAGCCTGAGAGATAATATCCTTTTAGTACTTGAAGTATCCGAAGGAGAAGTGTTTTCATAGCGATGGTCTTCTTCGTGCAGGTACGCTCACTGTCCTGGTCTGAAGGTCGTTAGTCCCTGGAGCGCAGAAGATGCCAGAGGTCTCATGAAAGCATCCATCAGAGACGACAACCCCGGTGAGAGACCATCTTTTGTCGGGGGTGTTcccttcctccagctccttcctttcaacagcttttttttactttctgctCATTTATATACAAACGCATTCAAAGCCCAAGTTTGTACTTAGATTCTGTTGATATGTTTTAGCTGTAAccgtgcctctgtgtgtgttacagttgtGTTCCTGGAGAACGAGCTGATGTATGGCGTTGCCTTCGAGATGTCGGAGGAGTCACAATCCAAAGACTTCACCATTCCCATCGGCAAGGCCAAAGTGGAGAGACAAGGTGAGACTCATGCCGTCCTCAGGTGATATGCATCAGTTTGTCTGAGTgttaaagatataaaacaacaacacctaatatttatacaacagTGGATGGAAATGGACCTGGACTCGTCGATTATCTGGACATTGACTTGTTTCTAAACTCTGTTCTTGTCCTCTGTGCTTCAGGGACTCACGTCACGCTGGTGTCTCACTCTCGATACGTCAGTTACTGTCTGGACGCCGCTGCCGTCCTCGCCAAGGAGGGAATCGAGTGTGAGGTAGAGGAACAACACAGTTGATGGCTGACAGAGGTCACCTGTGCTCAGCGCTGGGTTAAcgacttcctctgtgtgtgtttgtcaggtgGTCAACATGCGCACCATCCGTCCTATGGATATCGATACTATTGAGGCCAGTGTGATGAAGACCAACCATCTGGTGACGGTGGAAGGCGGCTGGCCTCAGTTCGGCGTCGGAGCAGAGATCTGTGCCAGGGTCATGGAAGGTGAGCATGATCCCACACCTGTGTTCTGATCTGTCGGTGAACTTTAAACCTGGATATCTTGATTTAAAGAACCTATGAAACTGATAtatgtccccctcctcctcttcatgagTGCTATTTGATTCTGAATGTGTGGTTCCAGTAAAAACTTGAAGCCCTGGGGGTTATTGTCACAGATGTTGACCGCAGTTTTGGAGACTTCTCACCACCACCTTTGTTTACTTCTGCAGATTGGGAAcatgtattttctattttaacctcctgtgtgtgtttgcaggtccAGCTTTTAACTACCTTGACGCTCCAGCCACCAGAGTGACAGGAGTCGACATCCCGATGCCCTACGCCAAAATCCTAGAGGACAACAGTCTGCCGCAGATCAAAGACATCATCTTCTCTGTCAAAAAGACCCTCAacatctgagacacacacacacacacacacacacaggacaatcCTACCAGAGTCCTCTTTGTCTTGCTCACACAGATATTGGTCAAATATTTAAACCTTGTGTAAATAACAGTCAAACGCTTTCTTTAAAAACTTCTCCCGACTGTTTAGTTTCCATCCAGATGTTGATCGATGAAACGCACAGCTGTTCAACCTGCACCCAGAGCTGCCGACACACAAGAGTTCTGTCAAGTCATCACTTCTGTTACTCATGTACACACTTAACCGAGCTCTGCGTGTGGCTCTGGTTGCTCTGtccacttcttcctcttcaaaATAAGAGTAGCTTTATCCTGTAGATTTTAAAACTGTATTTCTGTGACATTTGATGACAACAAACTGCTGAGTGAGCATAGAGAAGGTGAGGATCTGATCAGTGTACAGGTCTGAGAGCTGCCAGGGTCAGAATAAATGTGTGAACTTAATTTCTTCAGCCCTCCAGAGGGACTTTGTAGATTAATGTTCCCTGCTCTCCTATATTTCTAACCACCAAATCCACAAACTCAGTCTACTTACTTAATTATACCGACACTTAACTCAGTCTTTGAAAGCAGCAGTGAAGAAGAATGACCCAGCCGATCACTGGAGGTGGAGCGTGGTCCGGATTATTTATtgtagctgcagcagctctgtggatgtttttgttgctgtaaATGACtgttacagaaataaaaacctttgtCCTTCACGCTGCCTCGATCTCGCACGTCATTTATATTTCAggatgttctccccgtgtctgcCAGTGCACTGGTTCCTCCCAGTATGAACACATGGTGACTGGGGTTAGCTTAAAACTGTAGCCGTGaatctgattttttttctaattcacTGGTGATGTATTcagggaaaatgtgtttttctgcctcTGTGCTGAGAAAGAATGACcttaaaggtcaaggtcactttgACCTCAAACCCCTTGTTTGCCTTGTGAACACATTATCTCAAGGAAACCTCTAGCTCTAGAGaattctttcattttcattagcAACAAATAAACTTATAAGAAACGTGAACGTACATCCATTTGATTCAAAGATACCTAAAATGACGCAAACCACATTTCAGAAACTTTTATTCAACGTGTACATTGACTTGTTAGTTTGATCCgtgtcccatccgctaacatggaggagaggggggtcTATGACCTGTACTGCCGCTGATCCAGGCGCTTTGGTTTGACTCGTGGGGAtctgacatgtcgtccatctttatttacagccgGATTCAAACTGGTTCGGAAGCTTTGAATCTGTTCAGCTCACGAAcagtaaacagaaaaataaaagtagaaaTCCCAGGTCTGTAACTCGTCTGTACATCGACTCAGCTGAGGAAACTTTTCaaacaagaaacacacaacttcagATTGTGATCACAAACAGTCTGAGGCTTCCAGTGTTCAGAATCCACCAGTTTCTGCTCCTTCATCAATCAAACTCTGAACTGTGAGAGCTGCTCTCATaggtaataaaaataaatccatcTGAATAAGGAttagaaaacaaaacagtttttacTTCCCCATAACTTGAATCACCCAGCAGCTGGAGAAACATCTGGAAGGTCACTTCCCAACAGatatttgaacatttacagACTCATCAGTGGCTGGTGGCTTTACTCTTCAAGTGGACCCGTGTTCCACCACCAGAGGATTTgaatcaaagaaaaacacaaccagGAAAcattattgaaaataaaaaaactgcttttacAAGGAAATGATACAAAGAGATTATTGATTGGCTGAGTTTACAAATGTTAAAaactataatttatttaaaccaaAGCCATTATGTTATTACTATAATTTGTCCTCGGTTGATGGTTGTTGGTTCAGACTCAATCTATCGAGTTGTTCAGGCCACAGTCAAAACCCTGAATCATAATTTtgaggatgaagatgttttttaataTGGTCGAGTTAAATTTAACGATGAAATAAAAAAGCGatttaatgagaaaatgaaTAGAGGTGAGGGCGGAGCCTCTCGTGCTGGTTGTGGGTGTGGCATGTTGAGTTCATGGGTGGGGCCTACAAAGTCTTAGGGAGCTGATAGGTCGGATCGTCCAACCTCTGAATGTCCCTTCAGCAGGCCGagcctcaccaccaccaccctcctcttcttctgctccgactcctcatcatcatcctcatcatcctcctcatcatcatcatccgcctcctctctctgcttcgCCTTTCGTttgcctctctccttcctcttctcttccttcctctgcttctttgccttcttcctcctcctcctcttcttctcctctttttcctctgctgcttgatccgccacctcctcctcctccccctcttccactTCCTGTGGCACACCATCTGGTACCTCTGTCTGCTCCACTGCCAATTCTAGTTCGGCCTCCTcttccacttcttcttcttcttcctcctcctcatcatcatcatcatcatcctcctcctcttcttcttcatcctcctcctcttcctcctcttcgatATCGTCTTCCTCCACATCTGACATCTGTTCACCTTTCATCTGTTCTTGCATCAACCTCGTCCTTTGTCGTCCATTTTGTGTTgactgacaaaaacacaaacacacacaaacttcagAAATAAGACCTTGAATAAAGTTCCTAGAAAAGTATTGACACATTTAAACtgtaacagaaaacagaaaagcatCATCATTCATTTGAATCCGGAGGAGTTTCACTGATGAATGTTAGATCAACATTCTTTCTCTTTGCACTACCAGAGCCGCTGATCATGACACTCACTGTCTTCTTGCCGTTCCGGAGCCGGTGCAGCAGTAGCCGGACCGTGTCCTTGTTTTGACACAGTCCCATGGTGTTGAGGGCATCGAGCGCGGCGCCGGAGCAGCCCTGCAGACGGAGCTCCGCCCCCAGAGCCGCCTGCAGGAAGTTGTTCTTCCAGATGTTCCGAGTGAACAGTGGGATGGAGAGCGCCACCACAGCCCGGCGCTCCAGAAGCGTCTGCGCCTGCTCCTCCGACAGCAGGCTACcgcacaaaagaaaagcagatgCTCGTCAGACCCCCAACCGCTCAGATTTAGATTCACAGGCCTATGATGAAGTTTAAgtagataatattaaaaaggtaATGAGCAGACAGCAGAATTCCTCATTCAAAGCTCAAACGCAACTTACTGGCTGCTCTTGGCGAGGGCGTTGAGGTCCGGGAACAGGGAGCGGAGGCAGGTGGTGACCAGTGGAGCT
It encodes:
- the pdhb gene encoding pyruvate dehydrogenase E1 component subunit beta, mitochondrial, with the translated sequence MAASVKSFLRSAKGTVSTLRAFHRSVPAAVQMNVRDALNQAMDEELERDERVFLMGEEVAQYDGAYKVSRGLWKKYGDNRIIDTPISEIGFTGIAVGAAMAGLRPICEFMTFNFSMQAIDHVINSAAKTNYMSAGLQSVPIVFRGPNGASAGVAAQHSQCFAAWYAHCPGLKVVSPWSAEDARGLMKASIRDDNPVVFLENELMYGVAFEMSEESQSKDFTIPIGKAKVERQGTHVTLVSHSRYVSYCLDAAAVLAKEGIECEVVNMRTIRPMDIDTIEASVMKTNHLVTVEGGWPQFGVGAEICARVMEGPAFNYLDAPATRVTGVDIPMPYAKILEDNSLPQIKDIIFSVKKTLNI